CCTAATGGCTTTCCAGCGCTTGGGTGGTAAAGGGCAAAGTATCACTTAGATTTTTAAGTTCGTGAAAATAATAAATGAGAGGATAAAGCATGAGCTATAACTATATTAAGTTTTTTGAAGAGATAGGTATTGATGATATTCCCTTGGTGGGCGGTAAAAATGCGTCGCTAGGCGAAATGTATCAAATTTTAGTGCCCAAGGGTGTGCCCGTACCCAATGGCTTTGCGATTACCGCCGAGGCTTATCGCTATGTGCTTAGAGAAAATGGTATTTGGGATGAGCTTAAAAAGCTGATTGGTGCACTCGAACCGCATAATGTCAAGGACTTGCAGATGCGCGGTCAAAAAGCACGTCAAATGATTTACCAAGCCGAACTTCCTGATGATCTAAAGCAAGAAATCTTGGCTGCCTATGCACAATTGCGTGAATTGTGCGGTGAGCAGATGAGTTTAGCGGTGCGTAGCTCAGCGACAGCAGAGGATTTGCCGACGGCGAGCTTTGCGGGGCAGCAGGATACTTATCTAAATATTCGCGGCGATGCAGCGTTTTTAGATGCCTGTAAGCGTTGTTTTGCCAGCTTGTTTACCGATCGTGCGATTCATTATCGGGTTGATCAAGGTTTTGATCATTTTAGTGTCGCGTTATCGATTGGTGTTCAACAGATGGTGCGTTCTGATTTGTCCTCCTCCGGCGTGATGTTTTCGATTGACACCGAAACCGGTTTTCAAGACGCGGTGTTTATTACCGGCGCCTATGGTTTGGGTGAAAACGTAGTACAGGGCGCGCTAGACCCGGATGAATTTTTTGTCCATAAGCCAACCTTCAAGAAGGGTGCGCGTGCGGTGTTAAAGCGCCACATGGGTTCTAAGAAAATCAAAATGGTTTACTCTAATGGCAGCACCAAAGAGCCAGTAAAAAATGTACCCACCGTAAAGGCCGATCGTGCACGTTTTTGTATCACTGACGACGAAGCCCTTAAGCTAGCTGAATACGCGATTAAAATTGAAGACCATTATTCACAGCAAGCCGGTTATCAAAAGCCGATGGACATGGAATGGGCAAAGGATGGCCTGACAGGGGAGTTGTTTATAGTTCAGGCGCGTCCTGAAACCGTGGCTTCGCAGGTCACAGGTTCGACACTCATCAGTTATGCCTTAAGCGCAACGGAAAAAGAATTAATTGTGACGGGCCGTTCAGTCGGCGCCAAGATTGGCGTGGGTCGTGTGCGCGTGATTGAGTCAGTTGAAAAACTGCATGAATTTCAGGCGGGTGAAATCCTCGTCAGTGACACCACCTCGCCCGATTGGGAGCCAGTGATGAAAATCGCTTCAGCGATTGTGACCAATCGAGGTGGGCGCACCTGTCATGCGGCGATTGTTTCGCGCGAGCTGGGTATTCCGGCGGTGGTGGGATGTGATGTTGCCACTGAAAAACTAAAAACCGGTGATTTGGTAACCGTGTCCTGTGCAGAAGGTGAAGCTGGATTTATTTATCGTGGTGAATTAGAGTATAAAATCACTAAAACGGATCTGTCACACTTGCCCCGACCTAAAACCGATGTGATGTTGAATTTAGGTAATCCTGATTTAGCCTTCCAGCACAGCTTCTTGCCGGTTGCCGGTGTCGGCTTAGCGCGGATGGAGTTTATTATCAATGAAAGTATCAAGGTGCATCCTCAGGCCTTGTTGTACCCTAAACGCATAGAAAGTGAGCAGGTAGCTAAGCAGGTTGCGGATTTGATCAAAGGCTATGAAAACGGCCAGACTTATTTTGTCGAAAAACTCTCTGAAGGCATTGGCACGATTGGCGCCGCATTTTATCCGCGTCCGGTTGTGGTGCGCATGTCGGATTTTAAATCGAATGAGTACGCCTCGTTGTTAGCGGGTCAGTACTTTGAACAAAAAGAAGAAAACCCGATGATTGGTTATCGTGGCGCGGCGCGTTATATTGATGGCGATTATCAGTCCAGCTTTGCATTAGAATGTGCCGCGATACGTCGTGTGCGTGAAACCATGGGGCTGGATAACGTCATTATTATGATACCTTTCTGTCGTAGAGTGAATGAAGCCAAGAGGGTGATTGAGGTCATGGCACGTTATGGTCTAAAGCGGGGTGAAAAGGGTTTGCAAATTTATATGATGTGCGAAATCCCGAATAATGTGCTGTTAATCGATCAGTTTGCGCAGTATTTTGATGGCTTCTCGATTGGCACCAATGATCTTACCCAATTGGTGTTAGGTGTGGACCGTGATTCGTCTAAAGTGGCGTCCTCGTATGATGAGCGCGATGACGGGATCAAAATGATGATCAAGTGGGCGGTCGAAGGGGCTAAGCGTAATAACAAACACATAGGTTTGTGTGGTCAAGCCCCCTCTGATTACCCTGAAATGGCTGAGTTTTTAGTCGATATTGGCATAGAGTCGATGAGCTTAAACCCCGATTCGGTGCTAAAAACAATTCCGCTAATTTTGGAAAAAGAAGCTAAACATCTGGGTTAGATGGAATAATAGAAAAAGCCCGCTTGCGGGCTTTTTTTTGGGGTGTGTAGCGTATTAGCGGATTATAAACTCGCCATCACAATGCGTGCGGCTTCAATGGTTTGGTCTATATCGGCATTTGAATGGGCGGCAGAGATAAAGCCCGCTTCAAATGCGGATGGCGCCAGGTAAACGCCTTCGTTTAGCATGCCGTGATAGAACTTGCGGAAACGCGCCATATTGCCTCGTGCCACCTGCGCAAAGCGGGTAATATTTTTTTCTTCCGTGAAGAAGAAACCAAACATACCGCCTACTTGGTTGGTGGTAAAGGGGATGCCTGCTTCATCCGCTACTTTTTGAAGGCCATCCACCAGGCGTTTTGCTTTTTGTTCTAGGTGTTCAAAAAACTCCGGGGCTTTGAGTAGATTTAGCGTCATTAAGCCCGCCGCCATCGCGATAGGATTGCCCGATAGCGTGCCGGCTTGATAAACCGGGCCGAGGGGGGCGATATGGCTCATAATTTCTTTTTTGCCACCAAATGCCCCGACTGGCATGCCCCCACCAATCACCTTGCCAAAGGTGGTGATGTCGGGAGTAACCCCATAACGGCCTTGTGCACCCTGAAGGCCTACGCGGAAGCCACACATCACTTCATCAAAAATCAATACCGAACCATGTTGATCACACACTTCACGTAAGGCTTCTAAAAACCCTGGCTCAGGTGGAATACAATTCATGTTGCCGGCTACTGGCTCTACGATAATACAGGCGATTTGATCACCGATTTCGCTGAATACTTGGCGCACTTCGTCGGCATCGTTATGGGTGAGCGTTAGGGTTTCAGAGGCTAAGGCGGCAGGCACACCAGGTGAGGAGGGCACGCCCAGGGTCAGCGCGCCCGAACCGGCTTTGACTAGTAAGGAATCAGAGTGACCGTGGTAGCAGCCTTCAAATTTAACGATTTTGTCGCGCCCTGTGTAGCCACGTGCTAAACGAATGGCGGTCATGGTGGCTTCGGTGCCCGAGCTGACCATGCGCACCATATCAAACGAGGGGATTAGTTCGCAAACTAAATCGGCCATGGTGGTTTCCATTACGGTTGGTGCGCCAAAACTTAAGCCATGCTCGGCTTGACGTTGTACCGCTTGAATCACTTTAGGATGGGCGTGACCTAAAATCGCAGGCCCCCATGATCCAACATAGTCTATGTACTTCTTGTCGTCTTCATCGGTTAAATAAGCGCCATTGGCAGATTTAAAAAATATCGGATCACCACCGACACCTTTAAATGCACGAACGGGCGAATTAACCCCGCCAGGAATATGTTTTTGCGCGGCGATAAACAGATCATGAGAACGAGACATAAAAGTATCCTTTGTAGGTTAATGGCTGTTAGAAACGCATAGCTAGGGTTAATAAAATCAAAGCCATTGAGTTAAACCAGTAAATAATGAATAGGCAAAATTATACCTTGAATAGCTGGCTAATGTCAGTGGCAGCTTGGCGGATATTAGCTTGCGCGAATACGCCTTGAATTACCGCAAGGCTATTTGCGCCAGCTTCAATCAGCGGTTGGGCATTGTGTTGAGTAATTCCACCGATTGCGACACAAGGAATGCTAAGCGTTTGTTTGGCTTGGATGAGTGTAGCGGTCTCAGCCTGAGGTGCATTGGGTTTAGTTTTTGAGGGGTAGAAGCGCCCAAAGGCCACATAGTTAGCTCCCATAGCCTGCATCTGTTGCGCACGGGTTAAATCGTTATAGCATGACACTCCGATTATGGCCTTATCACCTAACGCAGTACGCGCGTGAATTAAGCTACTGTCGTCCTTGCCAAGGTGAATACCGTCGGCTTGGCAAGCAAGCGCCAGAGGGATAGAGTCATTAATAATGAATAATGCATTGTGATTTAAACAAAGCGATTTAAGCTGTAGAGCGAGGCTAACCTGTTGTTCAAAAGCGGAGGTTTTATCGCGATATTGAACAATCTGTGCGCCACCTAGTAGGGCTTGGCGCACATGCTCAACAACAACCAGGCCTGGTGATAAGTTGGGGTCGGTTATAGCGTAAAGACCAGAGATTATCACTTACTGGCCATGATGTTGCTGCCAACCGGCTAGGCCATTGAATAATACACGAACCTGGTCATACCCCACTAATCGTAGCGCCATATGGGCTTTTGAGGACAAAATGCCGGTATCGCAATACAAGACAATCATCTTGTCTTCCGGTAGTTTATCTAGCTCGGATAAAACAAAACGCCAGTCAATATTGATCGCACCGGGAATTGCATTGTTACTAAAGTCTTGTGCTTGACGCGCATCGACCAACACCACCTCGTCTTTGATTTCAGCAAGGTTAGCCGCCATAATCACGCCGTCGCCAAAAGCCGCCATTTCCATATAGTCTTGCAAAGCCATAATTATGTCATCACGTTCAATCGCCGATGCGGAGGTGATAAGCACAAAGCTGGTTACGCAGGCAAGTAGTAGTTTTTTCATGGCGCTCTACTAGAATTGTGGGCTGAGTTGGTTAATACGTTGAGCTAAGAATTCAAAATCGCTATCGCCAATCTTGCGATAAACAATATTGCCGTTGGGCGCAATTAAGAAGGTGGTTGGGGTCAAGCGGATATTGCCAAAGGCCTCGCTGTAGGCGCCATCGGTATCTTGCACAAAATTAAACGGATAGGGGTTGGCGCGGATAAAGGCTTCAACTTGGTTTATAGGGTCATAGTTCATTGATATGGCGATGATTTCAAAGCGGTCACCAAATTCTTCTTTAAGCTTAGCCATATCCGCCATCTTGGCTACACAGCTTGGGCAGGAGGTAGCCCAGAAATTTACCAAGATGGGTTTTTTGGGTAAGGTCAAATTAATCTGTTCACCAGAATTGAGTTTTACCTCAACGTTAGGTGCTTTTTCGCCTCCTGAAATTGTAAAGTAGATTAATGCACCTACAAGAACCGCAACCAGGCCTGCAAAAAGTTTGGTAGATAGGCTTTTCATTTTCGCTCCAAATAATAATCATAAAGAAAGTAATGTACATGAAAAT
The nucleotide sequence above comes from Thiomicrospira sp. R3. Encoded proteins:
- the ppsA gene encoding phosphoenolpyruvate synthase produces the protein MSYNYIKFFEEIGIDDIPLVGGKNASLGEMYQILVPKGVPVPNGFAITAEAYRYVLRENGIWDELKKLIGALEPHNVKDLQMRGQKARQMIYQAELPDDLKQEILAAYAQLRELCGEQMSLAVRSSATAEDLPTASFAGQQDTYLNIRGDAAFLDACKRCFASLFTDRAIHYRVDQGFDHFSVALSIGVQQMVRSDLSSSGVMFSIDTETGFQDAVFITGAYGLGENVVQGALDPDEFFVHKPTFKKGARAVLKRHMGSKKIKMVYSNGSTKEPVKNVPTVKADRARFCITDDEALKLAEYAIKIEDHYSQQAGYQKPMDMEWAKDGLTGELFIVQARPETVASQVTGSTLISYALSATEKELIVTGRSVGAKIGVGRVRVIESVEKLHEFQAGEILVSDTTSPDWEPVMKIASAIVTNRGGRTCHAAIVSRELGIPAVVGCDVATEKLKTGDLVTVSCAEGEAGFIYRGELEYKITKTDLSHLPRPKTDVMLNLGNPDLAFQHSFLPVAGVGLARMEFIINESIKVHPQALLYPKRIESEQVAKQVADLIKGYENGQTYFVEKLSEGIGTIGAAFYPRPVVVRMSDFKSNEYASLLAGQYFEQKEENPMIGYRGAARYIDGDYQSSFALECAAIRRVRETMGLDNVIIMIPFCRRVNEAKRVIEVMARYGLKRGEKGLQIYMMCEIPNNVLLIDQFAQYFDGFSIGTNDLTQLVLGVDRDSSKVASSYDERDDGIKMMIKWAVEGAKRNNKHIGLCGQAPSDYPEMAEFLVDIGIESMSLNPDSVLKTIPLILEKEAKHLG
- the hemL gene encoding glutamate-1-semialdehyde 2,1-aminomutase, which encodes MSRSHDLFIAAQKHIPGGVNSPVRAFKGVGGDPIFFKSANGAYLTDEDDKKYIDYVGSWGPAILGHAHPKVIQAVQRQAEHGLSFGAPTVMETTMADLVCELIPSFDMVRMVSSGTEATMTAIRLARGYTGRDKIVKFEGCYHGHSDSLLVKAGSGALTLGVPSSPGVPAALASETLTLTHNDADEVRQVFSEIGDQIACIIVEPVAGNMNCIPPEPGFLEALREVCDQHGSVLIFDEVMCGFRVGLQGAQGRYGVTPDITTFGKVIGGGMPVGAFGGKKEIMSHIAPLGPVYQAGTLSGNPIAMAAGLMTLNLLKAPEFFEHLEQKAKRLVDGLQKVADEAGIPFTTNQVGGMFGFFFTEEKNITRFAQVARGNMARFRKFYHGMLNEGVYLAPSAFEAGFISAAHSNADIDQTIEAARIVMASL
- the thiE gene encoding thiamine phosphate synthase; the encoded protein is MIISGLYAITDPNLSPGLVVVEHVRQALLGGAQIVQYRDKTSAFEQQVSLALQLKSLCLNHNALFIINDSIPLALACQADGIHLGKDDSSLIHARTALGDKAIIGVSCYNDLTRAQQMQAMGANYVAFGRFYPSKTKPNAPQAETATLIQAKQTLSIPCVAIGGITQHNAQPLIEAGANSLAVIQGVFAQANIRQAATDISQLFKV
- a CDS encoding rhodanese-like domain-containing protein yields the protein MKKLLLACVTSFVLITSASAIERDDIIMALQDYMEMAAFGDGVIMAANLAEIKDEVVLVDARQAQDFSNNAIPGAINIDWRFVLSELDKLPEDKMIVLYCDTGILSSKAHMALRLVGYDQVRVLFNGLAGWQQHHGQ
- a CDS encoding TlpA disulfide reductase family protein, giving the protein MKSLSTKLFAGLVAVLVGALIYFTISGGEKAPNVEVKLNSGEQINLTLPKKPILVNFWATSCPSCVAKMADMAKLKEEFGDRFEIIAISMNYDPINQVEAFIRANPYPFNFVQDTDGAYSEAFGNIRLTPTTFLIAPNGNIVYRKIGDSDFEFLAQRINQLSPQF